A window of Halomicrobium zhouii genomic DNA:
GATACTGGTCCTCGTCGACGTCGTTGACCTCGGCGCGTTCGGTCTCCGAGAACGTCGCGGCGACGTGGCCCGCGGCGCGCGGCGAGACGGCGAACACGGAGGAGTAAATCTTCACGCCCGCGGGGACGCCGATCATCGGAACACGACTGCCCTCGTCTTCCAGCGTCTCCGCCACGTCGGCCGCCGTCCCGTCGCCACCGACGAACAGCACCAGGTCGACGTCGTCGGCGACGAAGGCCCGAACCGCCGTCCTGGTGTCTGTCGCGGACGTCTCGTCGGGATCGTTCGGACTGCCGACGACGACCGGGTCGAACCCCGCCTCGCGCGCGACGTCCTCGCCCATCGGGCCGCCGTAGGTGACCAGTTCCAGGCCTTCGTCGCCAGCGTACTCCCGGAGGGCGTCGAGCGCTTCACGCGTCCGTCCGGGTGCGCGTGGCTCCGCGCCCCGTTCTCGTGCCTCCTCGACCTTTCCATCGGTTCCCTTCAGGCCGACGCGGCCGCCCATGCCGGCGATGGGGTTGACCACGAGGCCGATCCGTCGCATAGGGAGTCGTTAGCCGGGCCCCGGCAAAAGCGACCCGGAGCGGATCGCCGAAATCGACGGTATGAAGCCACCGGGGGTGAAATTTCCCTCCATGTTCGTTCCACTCCAGGAGACTGTCAACGCGGGCGTCGTCAACGCTGCGGGCTGGGCCGTCGGCCTCGGTGGGATCGCCCTGACCGCGCTGTGGCTCCGCGACCTGTACAGCTAATCGCCGGCGAGCTCGACGCGTTCTCGCATCCAGGCGGCGGCCTCGGCCACCAGGTCGGGGTCGGTGCCGGTGAACCGAATCCGAACGTTCTCACCGGGGTAGCTCCCCACTTTCACCGGGAACTCCTCCTGGACAGACGCCAGCCTGTCCAGCAGCGCACTCTCGGGTTCCGGCGTCTCGACCACCTCGACGTGCCGGGACCCGACCGCGAACTCGTCTTCGATCTCGGCGAACATCCGCTGCATCTCGTCGGGCACGCCCGGAAGCACGTAACAGCTCATGACGACACAGCCAGGGGCGACGCCCTCGTGGTTCGGCAGGACCCTGGCGCCTTCTGGAACGTGGCCCGTTCGCTCTGTCAGGTCGTCTCGCGAGTACCCGCCGTGTTCTTCCAGCCAGTCGAGGGCGTCCTTGCTCTCGACGACGTCGCGACCGAACGCCGCCGCAACTCCCTCGATAGTGACGTCGTCGTGGGTCGGACCGAGCCCGCCGGTCACGACGACGGCGTCGTACTCGGCGTGGTACTCGTTGACGACCCGGGCGATGTCGGCGGTCCGGTCGGGGACGACGGTCGTCCGCTCGACGGCGACGCCGCGGTCGCTGAGTTCCCGTCCCAGCCAGGCGGCGTTCGTGTTGACCGTGTCCCCAGTGAGAAGTTCGTCACCGACAGAGACCAGCGCGACGCGCATAGGAGCGATAACGGTGCCGTGAATAAAAGCCTCTAGCGCATCCCCGGGGGCGGCCCCCGGTCGCGCGGGTCGTCGTCCCCGTCGACGTCGATGGCCGACTCCTCCCGGCGACGCTTCAGTTGCAGGATCTGGCGGTAGTAGTACAGCGCGCCACCGCTCCCGACGAGGATCGCCACGACGGCGACGCCGGTGAACAGCAGGAGGTCGCGCTGCAGGTACCACCGCACGCGGAGTGACTGGCTCGTCACGTCGTCCCAGGTGACGACCATGTAGCCCTCGTCGTTCACCTCCGTCTCGTAGTTCCCTGGACTGACCTGCGAGAGCAGCGGCACGCCGACGCGCGCGTTCTCCGGGAGTCTGACGGCGGTGGAGCCCTCCACGAACACTGGCGTAGTGAACTGCTTTCCGTGGCGCTCCGAGGTGAACGCGACCTGGCCAGTGCTGTCGTTCGGCAGATCCAGTATCGTCCGCTCCCGGGTCTGTTCGACCGAGAGCGCGGAGCTGTTCGAGTCGATCACCGTCCCGTTCTCGTAGCGATACCGCAGGGCGGATATCTGGAGGTTGTTCTCGGTGCCGAGTTCGTCACGTTCGTACAGTTCCAGGGTCGACGTGTTGGAGGCGTCGTATACCGCCTCGTACGACGACCGGTTGACGACGATAGAGACGTTTCTATCGGTGTCCCACTCGTAGGTGGCGTTCTCGTTGAGCGCGGCCTGGTCGGGTTCCCCCGGGCCGAACACGCTCGAACAGCCC
This region includes:
- a CDS encoding ATP-NAD kinase family protein codes for the protein MRRIGLVVNPIAGMGGRVGLKGTDGKVEEARERGAEPRAPGRTREALDALREYAGDEGLELVTYGGPMGEDVAREAGFDPVVVGSPNDPDETSATDTRTAVRAFVADDVDLVLFVGGDGTAADVAETLEDEGSRVPMIGVPAGVKIYSSVFAVSPRAAGHVAATFSETERAEVNDVDEDQYREGAVHTELRAVATVPVAEQRQSSKQLGGGTVETLASGFAEDIREGVTYVLGPGSTVGAIKEALGFDGSPLGVDVWRDGEVLVRDGGEREILDALGEENVVVVSPIGGQGFVFGRGNQQLSPAVLRQCDVEVVASRSKLDTIGTLRVDTGDPDLDEELRGWLRVRVGTFERRLVEVV
- a CDS encoding competence/damage-inducible protein A, yielding MRVALVSVGDELLTGDTVNTNAAWLGRELSDRGVAVERTTVVPDRTADIARVVNEYHAEYDAVVVTGGLGPTHDDVTIEGVAAAFGRDVVESKDALDWLEEHGGYSRDDLTERTGHVPEGARVLPNHEGVAPGCVVMSCYVLPGVPDEMQRMFAEIEDEFAVGSRHVEVVETPEPESALLDRLASVQEEFPVKVGSYPGENVRIRFTGTDPDLVAEAAAWMRERVELAGD
- a CDS encoding DUF5803 family protein — translated: MRRRLALFGLLAVLVALAGCSSVFGPGEPDQAALNENATYEWDTDRNVSIVVNRSSYEAVYDASNTSTLELYERDELGTENNLQISALRYRYENGTVIDSNSSALSVEQTRERTILDLPNDSTGQVAFTSERHGKQFTTPVFVEGSTAVRLPENARVGVPLLSQVSPGNYETEVNDEGYMVVTWDDVTSQSLRVRWYLQRDLLLFTGVAVVAILVGSGGALYYYRQILQLKRRREESAIDVDGDDDPRDRGPPPGMR